Genomic segment of Thermomicrobiales bacterium:
AGCGCATAGGCACCCTGCATCGTCGTATGGATCTCGGACGTGCCGCCGTAGATCACTGCGCCCTTGGCGTTGAACGCGTGCCGCAGGAGCATCGGCTGCTCTCCTGCGCAATGGCGGCTCCAGATCTCCAGCGCGTCGCGCGCGTTGTCGACGCCTGCGTTTGAAGCTCGCCACTTTGCCAGGCCCGTCTCCTGCGCGTTGGGTCGGCCGACATTCTTGAGTGCTGCCGCGCGAACCAGCAACGAGCGCGCTGTCTGTTCACGCGCCGACATCGCTGCCAGCTGACCGAGATCACCCTGATCACCTGCGCCTGTCTGGCGCAGGAAGTCGGCGGTCCATTCGCGACAGGCGCGGGCGATGCCGAGCGCGCCGCAACCGACCGTAAACAGGCCGTTACCGAGCGTCGAAAGTGCGACGACAAAGCCTTCACCAACGTTGCCAAGCACAGCGTCATCCGGCACGAATGCAGCGCTACAGACAACCGTGCCAGTATCTCCGGAACGCAAGCCGAGTTTGCCGTGCAGCACCGTTGACGATACACCAGGCGAATCGGCGGGCACGACGAACGCGGTGATGCCCTTGTGGCGTAGCGTGAGATCGACCGAAGCAAAGACGATATAGAGCGACGCCTGATTCGCGGCGCTGATCCACGATTTCTCGCCGTCGAGGACGTAGCCACCATCGACCCGTCGCGCACGCATACGCAACGCGCCGACGTCCGAGCCAGCGTCCGGCTCAGTCAGCGCGAACGTGCCGATCTCCCTGCCGCTCGCTAACTCCGGCAGCCAGCGTTCCCGCTGCGCATCAGTGCCCCACTGCAGGATGCCCATCGAGGTCAGCGCCAGATGGACGGTGAAGCTCACCTGGTGCGCCGTATCGATCGCGCCGAGCTCTTCGCAGACTGCTCCGAGCGCTGTGTAATCCCGACCCATACCGCCATAGCGTTTCGGTATCAGAAGGCCGAGCAGGCCGGCATTTGCCAGCGTTGTGATGATGTCATCATTCGGCGCAGCGTGAAGAAAGCGCTCGTCACTCGCGGCGACTGACGGTGCAATCGAGCGAACGAGTTGCACGAGATCGTCATGACCCCAGCTGCTGCCCGATGGGGAATAGGTGTTCATGGGCGGATTGTACGGTACGGTACCTTTCGCAACGGGGAGACCGGTTCGCAATAGTGCTATGGGGAGGAAATGAGCACATGACTGAGACTGCCAACCTGGCAATTCCACTGGAGTCCTACGCAGCGAGGCGACAGCGCTGCCGTGTTGAGGCAAGCGCACGGAGCTTCGCCGGCCTGATTGTCCTGTCGCGCGACCCGGATCGCGCCGGTAACGGACTCTATCTCGCCAACCATCGCCCGATCGCCGGATCACACCCGTCGATGTACGAGCAACGCGGTCGCGGCTACTGTGCCGTCATCATT
This window contains:
- a CDS encoding acyl-CoA dehydrogenase family protein, whose product is MQLVRSIAPSVAASDERFLHAAPNDDIITTLANAGLLGLLIPKRYGGMGRDYTALGAVCEELGAIDTAHQVSFTVHLALTSMGILQWGTDAQRERWLPELASGREIGTFALTEPDAGSDVGALRMRARRVDGGYVLDGEKSWISAANQASLYIVFASVDLTLRHKGITAFVVPADSPGVSSTVLHGKLGLRSGDTGTVVCSAAFVPDDAVLGNVGEGFVVALSTLGNGLFTVGCGALGIARACREWTADFLRQTGAGDQGDLGQLAAMSAREQTARSLLVRAAALKNVGRPNAQETGLAKWRASNAGVDNARDALEIWSRHCAGEQPMLLRHAFNAKGAVIYGGTSEIHTTMQGAYALGDRIERPFRRPSPTAADLT